A window of the Harmonia axyridis chromosome 5, icHarAxyr1.1, whole genome shotgun sequence genome harbors these coding sequences:
- the LOC123680817 gene encoding diacylglycerol lipase-beta-like — protein MPALRFFGRKWLIASDDLVFPGLFEIVLRILWLSMIVVVYIKYYHLTWGCSQGGIFVRAYILGMMALLVLIILIVVALVNRSAQGSISDVQARRHVPPLLLTKLFLIIPETVINVFGTMWAFCQDMVVCPEENFVKAVIEALVVFNWVLFGLAILLVVLVYDPLGSKKYSDLQESPSTGESIKHRKSTSLWQRRFRWAFCWVRSDEHGHEAFQQVAALLSSLFRSTDLVPTDILAGCVLLRVKQKRETREMRRIYLLSDDEPKYSTDINRVFSMAPRWMNLEDAAHFLRLSMAAYGWPFVMYQYCMTGVFRLIKNITCCACFKSRSTIVTDDNCCLCHLAGVKYISKLEGEHILFASFRNHVFELPFCVIADHKTCNIVIAIRGSISLRDIFTDLTATSDKFEAPGIPPDTMAHKGMIIGANYVLKRLDQAGVLEKALAKHPNYGLVLTGHSLGAGVATLLAFKLRGRYADLKVYAFSTPAGLISREAAKVSESFIFTVGVGDDFVMRLGVDSIENLRTGIIQVLQASRLPKYRILLNGFGYALFGVPPGDLESTWRDETIVPGRSPLLGYQFIPTVAASTEAALLSRNITVRRFSKTRLFTAGRILHIVSRKKTKSERKHNTGGPSFEMRWATAEDFMELKVMPRMLVDHLPDNVYETIETVLREQKEAKNEQPLAPPTPITEIL, from the exons ATGCCAGCACTCCGTTTTTTCGGCAGAAAATGGTTGATTGCCTCCGACGATCTCGTATTTCCCGGCCTTTTCGAAATCGTCCTTCGGATTCTATG GCTCTCTATGATCGTGGTGGTCTACATCAAGTACTACCACCTGACATGGGGCTGCAGCCAGGGCGGCATCTTCGTAAGGGCCTACATCCTGGGCATGATGGCCCTCCTGGTCCTCATCATCCTCATCGTGGTAGCTCTGGTCAACCGGAGTGCTCAGGGCTCCATCTCGGACGTTCAGGCAAGACGTCACGTGCCCCCTCTTCTGCTCACCAAGCTGTTCCTTATCATACCAGAGACGGTCATCAACGTCTTTGGCACCATGTGGGCTTTTTGCCAGGATATGGTGGTCTGCCCAGAGGAGAACTTTGTGAAGGCTGTCATAGAAG ctCTCGTGGTGTTCAACTGGGTGCTGTTTGGGCTTGCCATCCTCTTAGTGGTCTTAGTTTATGACCCTCTGGGTTCTAAGAAGTACAGCGACCTTCAGGAAAGCCCAAGTACAGGAGAATCCATAAAACACAGAAAATCTACTAGCCTGTGGCAAAGACGTTTTCGTTGGGCTTTTTGCTGG GTCAGGTCAGACGAACACGGCCATGAAGCCTTCCAACAGGTGGCAGCCCTTCTCAGCTCCCTATTCCGCAGCACAGATTTGGTACCAACAGACATACTGGCCGGCTGTGTCCTCCTGAGAGTCAAGCAGAAAAGAGAAACCAGAGAAATGAGACGGATATACTTGCTATCAGACGATGAGCCAAAATACTCAACAG ATATAAATCGGGTTTTCTCGATGGCCCCCCGTTGGATGAACCTGGAGGATGCAGCGCATTTTCTAAGGCTGTCCATGGCCGCCTATGGTTGGCCGTTCGTCATGTACCAATACTGCATGACAGGCGTCTTTAGGTTGATTAAGAACATCACCTGTTGCGCTTGTTTTAAGAGCAGAAGCACCATAGTAACCGATGATAACTGTTGTTTGTGCCATCTGGCGGGCGTTAAATACATATCAAAGTTGGAAGGTGAACATATCTTATTCGCTTCCTTCAGAAACCACGTCTTTGAG TTGCCCTTTTGTGTGATAGCGGATCATAAAACTTGTAATATTGTCATAGCGATCAGAGGCTCCATATCCCTAAGAGATATCTTCACAGATCTCACGGCCACCAGTGACAAGTTCGAGGCACCAGGCATACCACCCGATACAATGGCACATAAGGGGATGATCATTGGTGCCAACTACGTACTTAAGAGGTTAGATCAAGCCGGGGTCTTGGAGAAGGCTCTTGCCAAACATCCGAATTACGGATTGGTACTGACAGGTCATAGTTTGGGTGCCGGCGTGGCAACGCTGTTGGCTTTCAAGCTGAGGGGCAGATACGCCGATCTCAAGGTTTATGCCTTTTCGACGCCAG CTGGTCTGATTAGTCGAGAAGCAGCCAAAGTTTCGGAGAGTTTCATTTTCACCGTTGGAGTGGGAGACGACTTTGTTATGAGGTTAGGTGTGGACAGTATTGAAAATTTGAGGACGGGAATTATTCAAGTCCTGCAGGCCAGTAGATTACCAAAA TATCGAATTCTCCTAAACGGTTTCGGCTATGCCCTGTTTGGAGTGCCACCAGGTGATTTGGAGTCGACTTGGAGGGATGAGACCATTGTACCTGGTCGATCACCCTTGTTGGGGTACCAGTTTATTCCTACAGTGGCTGCTTCAACG GAAGCAGCTCTTTTATCGAGAAATATAACAGTAAGGAGATTTTCCAAAACAAGACTTTTCACTGCCGGAAGAATACTTCATATAGTCAGTAGAAAGAAAACGAAATCTGAAAG AAAGCACAATACAGGCGGACCAAGTTTCGAGATGAGGTGGGCTACTGCTGAAGATTTTATGGAGCTGAAAGTGATGCCAAGGATGCTTGTTGATCATCTTCCCGATAACGTATACGAGACAATCGAAACAGTTCTAAGGGAACAAAAAGAGGCCAAAAACGAACAACCACTAGCGCCACCTACACCTATCACTGAAATCCTCTAA